A DNA window from Moorella thermoacetica contains the following coding sequences:
- a CDS encoding OsmC family protein — protein MAKTTFTATVRWTGEGLYCQGQARGFQVAVDEPQELGGTDKAMNPVELLLCALGGCMSICAAAFAPACHVELKDFRVELEGDLDPDGFLGKNRDVRKGYQQIRYRIHIDSPSPERNIKRLLDLIEERCPVSDTLKGVEVVKQVTGDDK, from the coding sequence ATGGCTAAAACCACCTTTACTGCCACCGTGCGCTGGACCGGAGAAGGCCTGTACTGCCAGGGCCAGGCCCGGGGCTTCCAGGTAGCCGTCGACGAGCCCCAGGAGCTGGGCGGCACTGATAAGGCCATGAACCCGGTAGAACTCCTCCTCTGCGCTCTGGGAGGCTGTATGTCCATCTGTGCCGCTGCCTTTGCCCCGGCCTGCCATGTTGAACTAAAGGATTTCCGCGTAGAGCTGGAAGGCGATCTGGACCCCGACGGCTTCCTGGGGAAGAACCGCGATGTCCGCAAGGGTTACCAGCAGATTCGTTACCGCATTCATATAGACTCACCTTCCCCGGAACGCAATATTAAGCGCCTGCTGGACCTGATCGAAGAGCGTTGCCCGGTGTCGGATACCTTGAAGGGCGTCGAAGTCGTCAAGCAGGTTACTGGCGACGATAAGTAA
- the typA gene encoding translational GTPase TypA, giving the protein MDQQKIRNLAIIAHVDHGKTTLVDGMLKQSGIFHEKQVVQERILDRNDLERERGITIMAKNTAVFYRGYKLNIVDTPGHADFGGEVERIVQMVDGALLLVDAFEGPMPQTRFVLKKALAVGLKPIVVINKMDRPNARPGAVVDEVLDLFIDLGATEEQLDFPVVYTVARQGTASLDPDQPGKDLQPLFDIIVQHIPAPGGDPEATLQVGVNLIDYDTYVGRQAIGRVYNGTIRARQEVAVARPDGSLVRGHVAALHVFEGLNKVPVDEAAAGEIVVVSGLEDINVANTITSPEDPRPLDFVRIDEPTVAMTFMVNKSPFAGREGEYVTSRKLRERLLREAESDVSLRVEETDSPDALLVSGRGELHLAILIETMRREGYEFEVSRPQAIIKEIKGVKCEPVEELIIEVPETYMDIVIERLGPRKSEMVNLENKGDGQVRLTFHIPTRGLFGFRSEFLTDTKGLGIMHHAFHHYAPYAGEIATRTRGSLVAFETGETTSYGLENAQERGELFVGPGVPVYRGMIVGEHSRPGDLMINVCKKKQLTNVRSSTADIAIKLVPPREMTLEQCLEFIAADELLEVTPRSLRMRKRDI; this is encoded by the coding sequence ATGGACCAGCAAAAGATACGCAACCTGGCGATAATCGCCCACGTCGATCATGGCAAGACGACCCTGGTCGACGGCATGCTGAAACAGAGCGGCATTTTCCACGAGAAGCAGGTGGTCCAGGAGCGTATCCTGGACCGCAACGATCTGGAACGGGAACGCGGCATCACTATCATGGCCAAGAATACCGCTGTCTTTTACCGGGGTTACAAGCTGAACATCGTCGACACCCCCGGCCACGCCGATTTCGGCGGCGAAGTGGAGCGCATCGTCCAGATGGTGGACGGGGCCCTCCTACTGGTGGACGCCTTCGAGGGCCCCATGCCCCAGACTCGTTTTGTCCTGAAAAAGGCCCTGGCGGTGGGTCTGAAACCCATTGTGGTCATCAATAAAATGGACCGGCCCAACGCCCGGCCGGGGGCGGTGGTCGACGAAGTCCTGGACCTTTTCATCGACCTGGGAGCCACCGAGGAGCAGCTGGATTTCCCGGTGGTCTACACAGTAGCCCGCCAGGGAACGGCCAGCCTGGACCCGGACCAGCCCGGGAAAGACCTGCAGCCTCTGTTTGACATAATCGTCCAGCATATACCAGCCCCCGGCGGGGACCCGGAGGCAACCCTGCAGGTAGGAGTCAACCTCATTGATTATGACACTTATGTCGGCCGCCAGGCCATCGGCCGGGTATATAACGGCACCATCCGCGCCCGGCAGGAAGTGGCCGTTGCCCGGCCCGACGGCAGCCTGGTCCGGGGGCATGTGGCTGCCCTGCATGTTTTTGAAGGTCTCAACAAGGTGCCGGTGGATGAAGCCGCCGCCGGGGAGATCGTCGTCGTCAGCGGCCTGGAGGACATCAACGTCGCCAATACCATTACCTCGCCGGAGGACCCCCGGCCCCTGGACTTTGTCCGTATCGACGAGCCCACGGTGGCTATGACTTTCATGGTCAATAAGAGCCCCTTCGCCGGCCGGGAAGGGGAGTATGTAACTTCCCGGAAGCTCCGGGAGCGCCTCCTCAGGGAGGCGGAATCGGATGTCAGCCTGCGGGTGGAGGAAACGGATTCCCCTGACGCCCTGCTGGTTTCCGGCCGGGGCGAGCTGCACCTCGCCATCCTCATCGAAACCATGCGCCGGGAGGGGTATGAATTCGAAGTCTCCCGGCCCCAGGCGATTATTAAAGAAATAAAGGGCGTCAAGTGCGAGCCCGTTGAAGAACTCATTATAGAGGTTCCGGAAACCTATATGGACATCGTCATCGAGCGCCTGGGTCCCCGCAAAAGCGAGATGGTCAACCTGGAAAACAAGGGGGACGGCCAGGTGCGCCTGACCTTTCATATCCCCACCCGGGGGCTCTTCGGCTTCCGTTCCGAATTCCTTACCGATACTAAAGGTCTGGGCATCATGCACCACGCCTTTCACCATTACGCCCCCTATGCCGGGGAGATTGCTACCCGGACGCGTGGTTCTCTGGTGGCCTTTGAAACCGGGGAAACAACCAGCTATGGCCTGGAGAACGCCCAGGAGCGGGGCGAGCTCTTTGTCGGCCCTGGGGTACCAGTCTACCGGGGGATGATTGTCGGCGAGCATTCCCGGCCCGGCGACCTGATGATCAACGTCTGCAAAAAAAAGCAACTGACCAACGTCCGCAGTTCTACCGCCGATATTGCTATCAAACTGGTCCCGCCCCGGGAGATGACCCTGGAGCAGTGCCTGGAATTTATCGCTGCCGACGAACTCCTGGAAGTGACGCCCAGGTCCCTCAGGATGCGAAAGAGGGATATATAA
- a CDS encoding carboxymuconolactone decarboxylase family protein, translating to MPLPPFIEALAERDPEFYRAVKAVAETAMAPGALDAKTKTLITLALDAAHGASEGVAVLAKQARELGASEEEIREALRLAYFVAGNGVLAAGGAAYR from the coding sequence ATGCCCCTGCCACCCTTTATTGAAGCCCTAGCGGAGCGGGATCCGGAGTTTTACCGGGCCGTTAAAGCTGTAGCGGAAACGGCCATGGCCCCCGGCGCCCTGGACGCCAAAACCAAAACCCTCATCACCCTGGCCCTGGACGCCGCCCACGGCGCCAGCGAGGGGGTAGCCGTCCTGGCCAAACAGGCCCGGGAGCTCGGCGCCAGCGAGGAGGAAATCAGGGAAGCCCTGCGCCTGGCCTACTTTGTCGCCGGCAACGGCGTCCTGGCGGCCGGCGGTGCCGCTTACAGGTAA